A genome region from Sphaerisporangium krabiense includes the following:
- a CDS encoding carbohydrate ABC transporter permease gives MATTTLGRRGRAVPVGGRRRPALRALLYLSPWLAGFSVFFAYPLIATVYFSFQRYDLFTLEPVGLLNYRYFLKDEAAWTAIRNTLWLVVVMVPARVLFGLGVAQLVTKLKAGVGFFRTVFYLPSLVPLVAGTLGFVYLLNPGTGPVPAILSAIGLPSPDWFGDPGWAKPGLTLLGLWSVGDLMVIFLAALLDVPKQLYEAAALDGAGPWQQFFHVTLPVIRPVLMFAAVTGVIQTLQYFTQAMVAARVASGSTDSAGSVFTPGYPAQSTLTFPEWLFHQGFRDFAMGYACVLALILFAVSMVFTLFLLRQFRGLAEEDA, from the coding sequence GTGGCCACGACGACGCTCGGGCGTCGCGGGAGGGCGGTGCCGGTCGGCGGCCGGCGCCGCCCCGCCCTCAGAGCCCTGCTCTACCTGTCCCCGTGGCTGGCCGGGTTCTCCGTCTTCTTCGCCTATCCGCTGATCGCGACCGTCTACTTCTCCTTCCAGCGCTACGACCTGTTCACGCTGGAGCCGGTCGGCCTGCTCAACTACCGGTACTTCCTGAAGGACGAGGCCGCCTGGACCGCCATCCGCAACACGCTGTGGCTGGTCGTGGTGATGGTGCCGGCGCGGGTGCTGTTCGGGCTCGGCGTCGCCCAGCTCGTCACCAAGCTCAAGGCCGGGGTCGGGTTCTTCAGGACGGTGTTCTACCTGCCGTCCCTGGTGCCGCTGGTCGCCGGGACGCTCGGCTTCGTCTACCTGCTCAACCCGGGCACCGGCCCGGTCCCGGCGATCCTGTCGGCGATCGGCCTGCCCTCGCCGGACTGGTTCGGCGACCCGGGCTGGGCCAAGCCCGGGCTCACCCTGCTCGGGCTGTGGTCCGTCGGCGACCTGATGGTGATCTTCCTGGCCGCGCTGCTCGACGTGCCGAAGCAGCTCTACGAGGCCGCCGCCCTGGACGGCGCCGGTCCCTGGCAGCAGTTCTTCCACGTCACCCTGCCGGTGATCCGCCCGGTGCTGATGTTCGCCGCCGTCACCGGCGTCATCCAGACCCTGCAGTACTTCACCCAGGCCATGGTGGCCGCGCGCGTGGCCTCCGGGTCCACCGACTCCGCCGGCTCGGTCTTCACCCCCGGCTACCCCGCCCAGTCCACCCTGACCTTCCCGGAATGGCTGTTCCACCAGGGGTTCCGGGACTTCGCCATGGGTTACGCCTGCGTTCTCGCGCTCATCCTGTTCGCGGTGTCGATGGTGTTCACCCTGTTCCTGCTGCGGCAGTTCCGCGGCCTGGCCGAGGAGGACGCATGA
- a CDS encoding carbohydrate ABC transporter permease — translation MTLTLASRARGTTGRARGHRGRAVLTWIATHAFALALAIMFLAPLGFIALTAVMTDHQALTSRLWPERWEWGNFAEIFQKAPLLTWILNTLLYAVLATVFMLVSSIPVAYALARFRFPGRRLATLLVITTMMLPPQVVAVPVYILWARFHLTGTLWPLILPMLLGDAFSIFLLRQFLVTIPKEYSDAARVDGYGEFGTLVRVILPMARPAIAAVALFQFFYCWNDYYGPLLYAGTDTSHWTLSIGLASFRAVHRVQWNLTMAATLLAMAPVIIVFFFAQKAFIEGVKLTGVK, via the coding sequence ATGACCCTCACCCTGGCGTCCCGCGCCCGGGGCACGACCGGCAGGGCGCGCGGGCACCGCGGGCGCGCCGTGCTGACCTGGATCGCCACCCACGCGTTCGCGCTGGCCCTGGCCATCATGTTCCTCGCGCCCCTGGGGTTCATCGCGCTGACCGCCGTCATGACCGACCACCAGGCGCTCACCTCGCGACTGTGGCCCGAGCGGTGGGAGTGGGGCAACTTCGCGGAGATCTTCCAGAAGGCCCCGCTGCTCACCTGGATACTCAACACGCTCCTGTACGCGGTGCTGGCCACCGTGTTCATGCTTGTCTCCTCGATCCCGGTGGCGTACGCGCTGGCGCGGTTCCGCTTCCCCGGGCGCAGGCTGGCGACCCTGCTGGTCATCACCACGATGATGCTGCCGCCGCAGGTCGTCGCCGTTCCCGTCTACATCCTGTGGGCGCGGTTCCACCTGACCGGCACGCTGTGGCCGCTGATCCTGCCCATGCTGCTCGGGGACGCCTTCTCCATCTTCCTGCTGCGGCAGTTCCTGGTGACGATCCCCAAGGAGTACTCCGACGCGGCCCGCGTGGACGGGTACGGGGAGTTCGGCACGCTGGTCCGGGTGATCCTGCCCATGGCGCGGCCCGCGATCGCGGCCGTCGCCCTGTTCCAGTTCTTCTACTGCTGGAACGACTACTACGGCCCGCTGCTGTACGCGGGGACCGACACCTCCCACTGGACGCTGTCGATCGGCCTGGCATCCTTCAGAGCCGTGCACCGGGTCCAATGGAACCTGACCATGGCGGCCACCCTTCTCGCCATGGCCCCGGTGATCATAGTCTTCTTCTTCGCCCAAAAGGCATTCATCGAAGGCGTCAAGCTGACGGGAGTCAAGTGA
- a CDS encoding ABC transporter substrate-binding protein, producing the protein MRSSLLLAAAAGLAVLASAACTAGNETAPGVPSAGGTPNREPVTITMWHGFSADNELKAFDDALAGFRAKYPWITVKTTKAVQDDQIIQSVRGGNPPDVALSFTTDSVATFCKTGLFQDLAPYLSSSGIDTAVFPKVIADYTEYQGKRCVMPMLADTYGLYYNKKLMKGAQPPKTLSELADLAKKLTVRDKDGAIKVAGFNPSAQMYENVPIHTAPMTGAKWTNPDGTSAIGGDPAWKQLMTWQKDLVDWFGYDDLEKFRKTFGDEFSADNPFMKGRVAMAIDGEWRNAMIAADAPGLEYGTAPLPVADDKPQLYGGGFIAGTVIGIPRGAKHNAAAWELVKYLTTDTDALVTLSNAIRNVPSTLPALRSPKLDKDPNFQTFLDIFANPASTTLPAHINSAFNQQTLQEAQEAWESGRATDLDALLAGVDKKIDDKLKLTAGG; encoded by the coding sequence GTGAGATCATCTTTGCTGCTCGCCGCGGCGGCGGGCCTCGCCGTGCTGGCGTCCGCCGCCTGCACCGCGGGGAACGAGACCGCGCCCGGCGTGCCGTCGGCGGGCGGCACCCCGAACCGCGAGCCCGTGACCATCACCATGTGGCACGGCTTCTCCGCCGACAACGAGCTCAAGGCCTTCGACGACGCGCTGGCCGGGTTCCGGGCCAAGTACCCGTGGATCACCGTCAAGACCACCAAGGCCGTCCAGGACGACCAGATCATCCAGTCCGTGCGCGGCGGCAACCCGCCGGACGTGGCGCTGTCGTTCACCACCGACAGCGTGGCCACCTTCTGCAAGACCGGCCTGTTCCAGGACCTCGCGCCCTATCTGTCCTCGAGCGGGATCGACACCGCCGTCTTCCCGAAGGTGATCGCCGACTACACCGAGTACCAGGGCAAACGGTGCGTGATGCCCATGCTCGCCGACACCTACGGCCTGTACTACAACAAGAAGCTGATGAAGGGCGCCCAGCCGCCCAAGACCCTCTCGGAGCTGGCCGACCTGGCCAAGAAGCTCACCGTCCGCGACAAGGACGGCGCCATCAAGGTCGCCGGCTTCAACCCCAGCGCGCAGATGTACGAGAACGTCCCGATCCACACCGCCCCCATGACCGGCGCCAAGTGGACCAACCCCGACGGCACCTCCGCCATCGGCGGCGACCCGGCGTGGAAGCAGCTCATGACCTGGCAGAAGGACCTGGTCGACTGGTTCGGCTACGACGACCTGGAGAAGTTCCGCAAGACCTTCGGCGACGAGTTCTCCGCCGACAACCCCTTCATGAAGGGCAGGGTCGCCATGGCCATCGACGGCGAGTGGCGCAACGCCATGATCGCCGCCGACGCCCCCGGCCTGGAGTACGGCACCGCGCCGCTGCCGGTGGCCGACGACAAGCCCCAGCTCTACGGCGGCGGGTTCATCGCCGGCACCGTGATCGGCATCCCGCGCGGCGCCAAGCACAACGCGGCCGCCTGGGAGCTCGTGAAGTACCTCACGACCGACACCGACGCGCTGGTGACGCTGTCCAACGCGATCCGCAACGTGCCGAGCACCCTGCCCGCCCTCCGGTCGCCGAAGCTGGACAAGGACCCGAACTTCCAGACCTTCCTCGACATCTTCGCCAACCCCGCCAGCACGACGCTGCCCGCCCACATCAACTCGGCGTTCAACCAGCAGACGCTGCAGGAGGCCCAGGAGGCCTGGGAGTCGGGCCGCGCCACCGACCTGGACGCCCTGCTCGCCGGCGTCGACAAGAAGATCGACGACAAGCTCAAGCTGACGGCGGGCGGCTGA
- a CDS encoding ROK family transcriptional regulator: protein MDTNSQPGTPSLLRAINDRAALRVLLERGPLSRPQLGALTGLSKPTASQLLARLQDAGLVVLDGVREGLPGRTAELYRINPAAAHVVALDVTPARLEVRAADLSGAVLSEHRVATPGRSAGDVVGRVREAVETAREAAGFDRATLRRVVIGIQGAVNPGTARLGYAAHIPGWHLPELVDTFRRALGVPVDIENDVNLVALTEQAHGIARGHSDFVLLWVDSGIGAALVLGGRLHRGATGGAGEVGYMPTVGAPTARETGKRGDHGFQALAGGPAVLRLLRSHGVRGGDAAQAVRNAVRDAAVGGGRAERARGALREVAARLAMGLAPITAVVDPEIVVLTGGVLLAGGDVLAELVEEELHVLTFPRPPVRVSSVEGNPVLTGATGLALSLARDEVFGSTVPA, encoded by the coding sequence ATGGACACCAACTCGCAGCCCGGGACGCCCAGCCTGCTGCGCGCGATCAACGACCGCGCCGCCCTGCGGGTCCTGCTGGAGCGGGGCCCGCTCAGCCGGCCCCAGCTCGGCGCCCTCACCGGCCTGTCCAAGCCCACCGCCTCCCAGCTCCTCGCCCGGCTCCAGGACGCCGGGCTCGTCGTGCTGGACGGCGTCCGCGAGGGCCTGCCCGGGCGCACGGCCGAGCTGTACCGGATCAACCCCGCCGCCGCCCACGTCGTCGCGCTGGACGTGACCCCGGCCAGGCTCGAGGTCCGCGCCGCCGACCTGTCCGGCGCCGTGCTGTCGGAGCACCGCGTGGCCACGCCCGGCAGGAGCGCGGGCGACGTCGTGGGGCGGGTGCGCGAGGCCGTCGAGACCGCCCGCGAGGCGGCCGGGTTCGACCGCGCGACGCTGCGCCGCGTCGTCATCGGCATCCAGGGGGCCGTCAACCCCGGCACCGCCCGCCTCGGCTACGCCGCCCACATCCCCGGCTGGCACCTGCCCGAGCTGGTCGACACCTTCCGCCGGGCGCTCGGCGTCCCCGTCGACATCGAGAACGACGTCAACCTCGTCGCGCTCACCGAGCAGGCCCACGGCATCGCCCGCGGCCACTCCGACTTCGTGCTCCTGTGGGTCGACTCGGGCATCGGCGCCGCCCTCGTGCTCGGCGGCCGGCTGCACCGCGGCGCCACCGGCGGCGCCGGCGAGGTCGGGTACATGCCGACCGTCGGCGCGCCGACCGCCCGCGAGACCGGCAAGCGCGGCGACCACGGCTTCCAGGCCCTGGCCGGCGGCCCCGCCGTGCTCCGGCTGCTGCGCTCGCACGGCGTGCGCGGCGGCGACGCCGCGCAGGCGGTCCGCAACGCCGTGCGCGACGCCGCCGTGGGCGGAGGCCGCGCCGAGCGTGCCAGAGGGGCGCTGCGCGAGGTCGCCGCCCGCCTGGCCATGGGCCTCGCGCCCATCACCGCGGTCGTGGACCCCGAGATCGTCGTGCTGACCGGCGGCGTGCTGCTCGCCGGCGGCGACGTCCTGGCCGAGCTGGTCGAGGAGGAGCTGCACGTCCTCACCTTCCCCCGCCCGCCGGTGCGGGTCTCCAGCGTCGAGGGCAACCCCGTGCTCACCGGCGCCACCGGGCTCGCCCTGTCCCTGGCCCGCGACGAGGTCTTCGGCTCGACGGTGCCCGCGTGA